TCTAAAGGGAATTCCGGAGCGGGAGGTAACGTCTCCGTCCGGACGGGTACTGACGCTGATGAATCCTGCTTACATGGTGCGCCAGGTCCACGAGATCGAAAAACAGGGGCAGGGCATTCGCTCCCATCTTACTGCTATCAATCCCCTGCGGCCACAGAATGCTCCGGACAACTGGGAAAAAGCGGCTCTTGAAGCCTTTAAACAGGGTGCAAAAGAGATCAGCTCGGAAAGTTACATCGAAGGCAAAAAGTTCCTGCGCCTGATGAGGCCGCTAGTTATGGAGGAAGCCTGCCTCAATTGCCACACAAGGCAGGGGCTCCATAAGGGAGATACGTACGGCGGCATCAGCATCTCCGTGCCATTTGCCCCGTTTGCAGAAATAACCTCAACCTATCTTCGGCGGGTCGCTGCCGGCCATTTTCTCCTTTGGGGTACGGGCATGGCCGGAATCCTTTTCGGGGCCTGCCGGTTCAGGCGAAGCGAAAGCCGGCGCATTAAAGCTGAGGAAGACTTGAAACACTCTCTGGAACTGTCAGGAATTGTTCTGGAGGCAACCCATGATGCCATTTGCATCATCAATGTTTCTGATTATACGGTTCAACGTGCCAATCGTGCCTTTCTCCGCAAGATCGATTGCACCGATGAACAGGTTTTCGGGCAAACCTGCCATGCGATGACACACAGCCTTTGCCAACCTTGCGGAACGCCTGAAGCGAAGTGCCCGATTCAGATGACGCTGACGACCGGTGAAAGTCATACGGTGGAACACCTCCATTCGGGCAAACAAGGAGAGCTGCTGTATGAGGAGGTCACGGCTTACCCAATTCTGGATGAACTTGGCAAAATAACAAGAATTCTCCATGTGGCCAGGGATATTACCGAACGTAAGACGGCGGAAGAGTCCCTGAGACAGTCACAGGAGAAGTATCGTGCCATCTTCGAAAACACCGGTGCTGCGACCATTATTGTCGAGGAAGATGGGACCATCTCCATGGCCAATAAGGAATTTGAACAGTTGAGCGGCTATTACAGGGAAGAGCTTGAAGGCAAACGGTCCTGGAAAGAGTTCGTTGCTGAAGAAAATCGTGAAAAGGAATCGGCAAAACAGGGCCTGCCGGTTGAGGTAAATGCCTGTCCGGATAGTTACGAATTCAGATTCACCGGGGCAGACGACTCGGTCAGGGACGTTGTGGTAAGGTGGGGGGGGATACCCGGTACGGGAAAAAGGGTCGCTTCTTTTCTCGATATTACCGAGCAAAAACGCATCGAGGAAGCGCTACGCTCCAGTGAATCACTTCTTGCTCTGGCACAGAAAATCTCCCATCTGGGGAGTTGGGATTGGGACATCGAATCCAATGCCTTCCGATGGTCAGATGAGATGTACAGGATCTGGGGGGTTAACCGGGAGTTATTTCCCGTATCATACGAGGCGGTGTTCGCCATGGTGCACCCCGAAGACCGGGAAGGGCTGAACCGGGCCATCAACGAGGCACTCTATGCCCACAAGCTGTTCAACATGGATTTTCGTCTTATATTGGCCGATGGAAGGGTGCGAACAGTGGCCGGTCAGGGGGAGGTCGTCTTCAATGAAGGGGGAAAACCCATAAGAATGGTTGGCACTACCCAGGATATTACCTGGCGGAAGGAGACGGAAGACGCCCTGCGGAAATCGGAGGAAAAATTTGCCAAGGCGTTTCATGCCAGTCCTGACTGGATCGTCATCACCCGAGCCGGGGATGGCAAGTATATAGAGGTTAACGAAGCCTTCCTGGAGATTACCGGCTATTCCCGTGATGAAGTTATCGGAAAGACCTCCACAGAGCTCGGCATCTGGTTCGATTACCGCGACCGGATGCTGATGCTGAAACTTTTGAACACAAATGACCTGGTTCGCAATCTTGAAGTTTCTTTCCGCATCAAGTCAGGAGAGCTGAGAACCATGCTCTGGTCTGCCGAGGTTATCGAGTATGGCGAAGAGGCTTGCCTGATTGCTGTTGCCAGGGACGTTACCGAACAGAGGTACCTGGAGAAAGAACTGCGCAAGAGCCAGTCCCAGCTGTTCATGAAGCATGAGGAATTGAAAAATCTGTTTCTCCAGATGGAAAACATCCGGCAGGAATGGGAGCAGACCCTTGATTTCATCACCGACATGTTCATTCTCGTTGACAACATGGGCCGGATCAAGAGATTCAATCGGGCGGTCGAGAACTACACGTCCGTCTCCCATCGCGAGATTGTCGGCAGGGACTGGAAAGAATTCCTGGCTTCCCATGGATTGCAGCAGAATGTGTTGCAGCCGGGGGTGGAGATATTTGACGAGGCTGCAGGGAAATGGCTGGTACTGACTTTTCGTCGCTACGATGACGGGGCTGTTTCCGGTGATGTGGGTGGGGTTGTGACCATTAATGACGTGACCGCGATAAAAACGGCTGCCATTCAACGGGGATCTATCATGGACCAATCCCACTGACTTTATCCCTCTCTAACAGGTTGCTGAAAAACTGTTGCGTGGCCGGTCTGCTGCGTTATCGCTCGCTCAAAACCTCAATGTACAGTGGGTACGCTTCGGCTTTTCGCTCGCTTAAGCCTTGCATTTCGGCCTACTCTCGACGTTTTTCAACAACCTGCTATAACGTGCGGCATTACTGGCCTCATTAGAAAAATAGATTAGGAATTTCTCTTTTTCCTTGACTCCATTTGCATTGCCGTGCTATATGAACCCCTCGCCCAACAAAGGAGGTGCGCATGGCATCACTTGAGCGTAGGGGCAGGTCGGCTTTGATTGCCGCAATCTGTCTGATGCTCCTTCCGATCCACACGCTTCCCCTGCTGGCTGAAGAACTGCGATCGGAAAGCAGGCCAAAAGAAACACCAGTTACGACAGAAGTAACACCGAAGGAAGCAAAAGATGCTGAAGCAGTCGGCATTGCTTCCTATTATGCCAAGCGGTACGACGGCAGAAAAACAACCTCCGGTGCTCGCTATAATCCGGAGAAAATGACAGCTGCTCATCAGGCGTTGCCGTTCGGGACCAAGGTAAAAGTAACTAATCTGTCCAATGGCAAAGAGGTAGTGGTAACGGTCAATGACCGTTGCCGTAAAAGGAAGAAGCCTTTTATCGACCTGTCACGGGCGGCGGCAAGAGAGTTGGGATTTCTTGGCAATGGAATAGCCAAGGTGAAGATAGTCCCGCTTGCAGAAGAGGCATCGTTAAAATAACTTTTGGGCGAAAAAAAAAGGCCGCGGCATATATGCCGCGGCCTTTTTTTTATTGCAAGATATTGCTACTACCTCTTTGATTTTTTTGACTTCGATTTTCCTGACTTGTTTTTCCCGCTTTTCCTGCCCGCTTTGCTTTTCTTCGACTTGTGACTCTTCTTTTTGTATTTCTTTGGTTCCGGAGACATTTCGTCCTTTATATTGCTGAGAAGCACCGTTGTTTCTTCCAGTTCCGGGTTGGCTTTCTTCGCTGCTTC
This region of Geotalea daltonii FRC-32 genomic DNA includes:
- a CDS encoding PAS domain S-box protein, whose translation is MTRFWKFSNIPQWEKYVLMVALVWTFSIGGSYSWNVYWEKHAEVFAAQFQARSLFSKDLVYRRWNARSGGIYVPVTPLTQPNPYLKGIPEREVTSPSGRVLTLMNPAYMVRQVHEIEKQGQGIRSHLTAINPLRPQNAPDNWEKAALEAFKQGAKEISSESYIEGKKFLRLMRPLVMEEACLNCHTRQGLHKGDTYGGISISVPFAPFAEITSTYLRRVAAGHFLLWGTGMAGILFGACRFRRSESRRIKAEEDLKHSLELSGIVLEATHDAICIINVSDYTVQRANRAFLRKIDCTDEQVFGQTCHAMTHSLCQPCGTPEAKCPIQMTLTTGESHTVEHLHSGKQGELLYEEVTAYPILDELGKITRILHVARDITERKTAEESLRQSQEKYRAIFENTGAATIIVEEDGTISMANKEFEQLSGYYREELEGKRSWKEFVAEENREKESAKQGLPVEVNACPDSYEFRFTGADDSVRDVVVRWGGIPGTGKRVASFLDITEQKRIEEALRSSESLLALAQKISHLGSWDWDIESNAFRWSDEMYRIWGVNRELFPVSYEAVFAMVHPEDREGLNRAINEALYAHKLFNMDFRLILADGRVRTVAGQGEVVFNEGGKPIRMVGTTQDITWRKETEDALRKSEEKFAKAFHASPDWIVITRAGDGKYIEVNEAFLEITGYSRDEVIGKTSTELGIWFDYRDRMLMLKLLNTNDLVRNLEVSFRIKSGELRTMLWSAEVIEYGEEACLIAVARDVTEQRYLEKELRKSQSQLFMKHEELKNLFLQMENIRQEWEQTLDFITDMFILVDNMGRIKRFNRAVENYTSVSHREIVGRDWKEFLASHGLQQNVLQPGVEIFDEAAGKWLVLTFRRYDDGAVSGDVGGVVTINDVTAIKTAAIQRGSIMDQSH
- a CDS encoding septal ring lytic transglycosylase RlpA family protein — its product is MASLERRGRSALIAAICLMLLPIHTLPLLAEELRSESRPKETPVTTEVTPKEAKDAEAVGIASYYAKRYDGRKTTSGARYNPEKMTAAHQALPFGTKVKVTNLSNGKEVVVTVNDRCRKRKKPFIDLSRAAARELGFLGNGIAKVKIVPLAEEASLK